In Aegilops tauschii subsp. strangulata cultivar AL8/78 chromosome 3, Aet v6.0, whole genome shotgun sequence, one genomic interval encodes:
- the LOC141021024 gene encoding uncharacterized protein, with protein MRGCERCRLYKKNLAKVHNYRKATVSPALRGNQIRKKHTHRRKEDAPIARVALHGAAIHRVVTSVALRGNQIHKKRIHRRQEHTQAALIGGATHQVYIRRENAGSWNSGLENEQILETYSAQLQKS; from the exons ATGCGTGGCTGCGAGCGATGCAGGCTCTACAAGAAGAATCTCGCCAAGGTGCACAACTACAGAAAGGCGACTGTGTCGCCAGCGCTCCGCGGCAACCAGATCCGCAAGAAACACACCCATCGCCGGAAGGAGGACGCTCCGATAGCTCGAGTCGCGCTACACGGCGCCGCAATTCATCGG GTGGTCACATCGGTGGCGCTCCGCGGCAACCAGATCCACAAGAAACGCATCCATCGCAGGCAAGAACACACTCAAGCCGCACTAATTGGCGGCGCAACCCATCAG gtttacataaggagggagaatgccggcagctggaattctgggctggaaaacgagcaaatattagagacctattctgcacaactccaaaagtcctga